Within Anguilla anguilla isolate fAngAng1 chromosome 11, fAngAng1.pri, whole genome shotgun sequence, the genomic segment tttaaagtgaaagtgagtaaacacaaaacaaacacctatatcgcccatgtgaaaaagtaattgcccccttaaacttaataactaaTAATGcgtcctataatttgatatcagtctttcacattgctgtggaggaattttagctcactattctttgcagaactgctttaattcagacaaattggcaGTTTTTTGAGgatgaactgctcgtttcaggtcctgccacagcatctatATTaagttcaagtcaggacttttactaggccactccaaaacttttattttgtttcttttcagccattttctgaTGTCggcttgcttttgtgttttggatcattgtcttgctgcataacccaattatgcttccACTTCAGCTCACGGGCAGTTGACCAGACATTCtacttaagaattttctggttcAGGGCAGAATTCATGCTGCCTTCAATAATAGCAAGTCGTCCAGGTGCCGAGGCAGCGAAGCAttcccacaccatcacactaccaccaccatgtttgactgttagtatgatgttcttactgagAAATGTTGTACTTGCTTTGCACCTTAATGGAACCCATGTCATCCAGAAAGTTCCACCTTtatgtccatagaacattatctcAAAAGGCTtagggatcatccaggtgcttttttgcaaatatgaGATGAGCATTGGTGTTTCTCCCTTGTTTAGCAGTGGTTTTTGTTATACTGATCTCTTGTGACTTCCTGGAAGAGTTGTCACTGTGCCCTTGgggaaattttggcaggccggccactcatgggaagattcaccactgttccaagcaTTCtctatttggagataatggcaaTCATTGTGGTTCAGTGgcgtcccagagccttagaaatggctttggaacccttttcagacatttatatttcaacaactttttttcatgtggcatttcctttgatcgtggtATAGTCCGCTTTTAGAAACTTGGTGGTGAGTATTTCACTCTGATCACAAGGGTCAATATgtgtgaggtttagattcaacagggctggctgaaattaagcctggctgtgtttaatcagctgaatctaattatcaatgtTCTCAATTTTcatttgtctaatattacattgtgtctaaagatctgaaaccattcaatgtgacaaatatgcaataatagaggaaatcaggaaggggaaaaatactCTTTATAACACTGTTACTCCAGAAAGTGAATTAGGCCTTTTAAGTCAAGAAGATTTGAAAGGTATAGAATCAAAACACAGAAATCCTGGGTTGCTCTTAACAAATTTCTTAGCTACACAgcaaaaatgatcaaattatgTAAAGAACTTGAAAATTGAATCGGCACATCACTACATGCCGCACCTTTATCTTTACTCTCAGGAGACAAACAAGTCCAGCACACAAGACATTTCCCGAAGCCCACAGAGCCTGAGTGACACTGGTTATTCCTCAGATGGGATCTCCAGTTCCCACAGTGAGATCACAGGGCTAATCCAAGAAGAGGAGATGAAGCTAAGTGAACGGGGGCTGAGTGAACACAGCCCCCCAAGCCCATCAGAGATCATCAAATTGGAGAGTTCCATGCGTCCTCTGTTGGAGTCCAAATCAATTCCAGATCAGGAGcaagagagggggcgggggagacaTTCACGTGACTCCAGGGATATTGATGATAAGAAACAGAGGCCTCGGTCCCTGTCCATCACTCCAGAGGCATTCGACTCAGATGAGGAATTAGAAGATATTCTGGAAGAGGATGAAGACCCAGACTGGGAGAACCAGCGTAATCTCAGGAATAGTGTGGCAGAATCATCCGATGAATTCAGCAGCAAGCTACGCCACGATTATGTGGAGGACAGCAGTGAAAATGGGCATTCCCTTTTACCAGGCAGGCAAAGAAAACAAGAGACAGAGATGACAGATGAGGAGTTTATGAGGAGGCAGATCTTGGAAATGAGTGCCGATGAGGATAAtgaagaggatgatgaagatTACAGttaccaaaaaccaaaaaagagcCATAAGCACAGTGCAGATTCAGGGAAAGAGAAGCAGCGCCGCCTCACTCATCACTCCAGTAGCTTTGAAGAGGAAAGCAAAGGAGCTGATGATGCCTACCAAGGCCCAAGTGAAGATGGTGATGAAGATCTGATGGCTTCCCAAGGAGGCCTCCGTCGTTTCAAGACTATTGAATTGAACAATACAAGCAGTTACAACCGTGACATGGAGCTCAGCAATGAAAATGACCTTAGCTTGGACCGAGAACCAGAGCTGGAAATGGAAAGTCTGACTGGCTCTCCTGATGAGCGGTCAAGGGGGGAATACTCTTCAACCCTTCCTGCGACAACTCCAAGTTACACTTCTGGTACTTCTCCCACTTCGGTATCTTCCATGGAGGATGATAGTGACAGCAGCCCTAGTCGTAGACAGAGGTTAGAAGAAGCTAAGCAACAGAGGAAAGCCCGGCATCGTTCCCATGGCCCACTTCTGCCAACAATTGAGGATTCATCTGAAGAAGATGAgttaagagaggaagaggaactgCTGCGGGAACAGGAGAAGATGCGAGAAGTTGAGCAGCAGAGGATTCGGAGCACAGCCAGGAAAACTAAGAGAGACAAGGAGGAGCTGAGGGCACAGAGACGTAGAGAGAGATCCAAAACTCCCCCCAGTAACCTCTCTCCCATTGAAGATGCATCTCCCACAGAGGAGCTGAGACAGGCAGCAGAAATGGAGGAACTTCACCGATCCTCCTGCTCAGAATATTCACCTTCTATTGATTCTGAGGCTGAAGGTTTTGAAATATCTTCCAAGCTCTACAAGTCTGGAAGTGAGTACAACCTGCCAACATTTATGTCACTCTACTCCCCCACTGAGAAACCAAGCACCACCAGCTCTTCCTCAAGTAGCAAACCACTTAAAAGTGCTGAAGAGGTTTATGAGGAAATGATGAGGAAGGCAGAGATGTTACAAAAGCAGCAGGCACAACATGTGAGACATGGGCAGCAGTATGATGATTCCTATCAGCAAGAAGAATTACGGAATGGACAGCAGCAACAATATGAGGAAGATTATGACTATAATAACCAGGAGGAGACTGGCTATGAAAACAATTCAGCAGAGACCGATAACATCTATGAGGAAATTCGTCAGACGTCCCAAAGCATTACCAAAATGCATCAGTCTTCCACTCATGACTTGGAAGAACAGCCCGATGATCAGATTGAAATAGATGAGTCTTACACAGACAAGCAGCTTTTGGATACAGGGTCAGCTTTTGCTAAATTACTAGAACAAAACAATGCTCTCCTTACGCCTGGGACAAGTCCAACTCAGCTGTCAGCACCAGTTTCATTTGCTTCCACAAGTAATGAGCCCAGCATAACTGGAGGGAGGGGAATTCCTGATGTCCGAGTGACACAACATTTTTCCAAAGAAGGGCAGAAAGACAGAATTAAAAGTCAAACCACAAAGAATGGAGTTGCTCCTGTCATAGCTACCACCATAGCAGCTTATGGAGTTTATTCTAGAGATGCTGTGACTGTTACCCAGTCAATTGTCACCCAGACTATAACTACAACCCAGTCACCAATGTACACCCGGCAAGCAGGAGCTGGTTCAAACGTTTCCAGTAGAATAGCAGAGATTACTCAGACTTACAGTCAGAGGGATGTTACTGGGAGGAGAGCtacagagagcaggagcatTCAAGTCAGAGAAAATGTACAAGTGGCAGCATCAGAGCCTGAATCTGAATCCCTTACATCCAAGGTCTTTACTTATTTCAAAGGAACAAGCCCTCCTCTTTCCCCCACTACATCTCCTATACAGAGTCCTAAACGATCTCCAGCCAGAAAAACCACGATTGAGTTTGCCACACAAACCCTCAATACTGCTATGTCAGTATCACCTTCCGGCTCTGGTACTACATCCCCAGTAATGGCTCAAGGAACCCAGACACCTCACAGAATTGTTTCACCCCGCCTCTCCAGACAACAGTCCTCTCAGGATTCACCTTTTATGGTGATAACATTAGGGTCTGAGCCTACAAGCCCTGCTAAGCCGATAACAGTCAACTCCTCAACCTCTCCTCTGTCTTCACCAACCAGATTGAGCCGTCAGCCAACCTTTGACACGTACAGTCCTACATCAAGttccccaccctccccaaccCAAGATTCTTCACCACATGTTTTATATAAGACAAAGATTGTGGAAAGGGTTAGTGTTGGCACTAGCATGGTGACCACTGCAAGTACCTGCAGCCATGGATCATTGTCCATGGAAAATATTTCCCTTTGTAGAATCTCCACTGTTCCCGGTACATCCAGAGTTGAACAAGGCCAAATGATGTCAAGCAGCAGTTTGGTTGATCTGAGGACAACAACAAAGCCAGCCCCAATTATAATGACAGATCATGGTATGGATTTGACATCTTTAGCAACAGAGGCACGAAAGTACTCTGGTGATGCCGAGGGAAGCCCCAGTCGTCATTCCACTGCTGTTCAGCCACTCGTTATGAATCTGAATTCCCAGGAACATCCACATGTGGCTGTGACTACAGTAAGCATCACTGTTGCAGCTTCCATGTTCATATCGCAGCCAAAACAACCTGTAGTCTATGGTGATCCAATGCAGAACAGAGTTGACCTTGGCCAGGGAGTAGGATCAGCAGTATGCCTGACACAGAACAAACCAGCACCAATTGACCCATCCATTCCAAAGATAGATGCTAAGCTGGAGGACTTGAGCATTCAGCAGCAGCAACTACAGAAGCAGCAACAAAAGTTGCaagaacagcagcagctgctagaacagcagctgcagcagcatcaccaacagcaacagcagcttcAGCAACAGCAAGCAGCTTCTTTTGCCAGGTACAATTTAGTGAACCAGGTCCAGCCCTTGCTGAAAAAAGATTTGCTTGTGAGTCAGACAAGCAATGCCCAGGCTGTAGTCAGTGCTATCCCCAGAGTGTCCCCTCTCCCTGATCCAGCTGCACAGAGTGCACTCTCCCCTGCTCTGTCTCATGAAATGTATGGTGCAAGTGGTCTTCCATTGGAACTTAAGAGTAAACCTCCAATCACAAATCTGTCTGCAGTCAAACCCCAAGTGATGTTGGTCCAGAtggacacagtcacacatgGAGCACCAGTGTCCCAGCTGGTTAAACCAGAAGAGCCACAAGATGCCATGGACCTGACTGGGCAGATAAAAACTGACAAACAGGTAGCCTGTTGTGATGTAGTGTATAGACTACCTTTTGGTGGTAGCTGTGCAGGACGCCCTTTCACTCAAAAGCCTAAAGTGGAAGAAAAGATACACGCTGCAGAACCTTTGCAAAGCAACCGCCCTCCTTCTGCACCTCCTCAGTTCTATGGAAATCAGCCACAAGAGCCTGGACAAGAAAGCTACCCATATCAAGAGCCAGGAGTTGTGAGTCACAACATAATTGAAGAGCGTAAACCCTACCAAACGCCCCTTTCTGGAAGGCTGCAGCCATCCATGTCAGATAGTAATCTAGCAGATGCTGGTCTTCACTTCTATCAGACAAAGAATGACCCTAGTCTATATGGCTCTGGAGACCTGGCTATGGATCTGAGCACCATGAAGCAAGCCTATGATGGAAGTTATCTTAGCATGGGAATGCAATATGGGTCCTATACAGATTTACGGTTTCAGGGGGATGTCATGAGTCAGCCTTTACCTATGCGAAGGTACAGCTCAATGTCAAACATTAGTACAGATTATGGCTATTCATCTCGAGACCTTTCCACTTTCCAAGAATCCAACTTAGCCCACTATAGTGCTACCACTGCTAGGGAAATCAGTAGGATGTGTGCAGCTCTGAACTCAATGGAGCAGTTTGGGGGACGATATAGCAACACCCCAGATATACAGTATGGCTCTGCCAGGGGAGCTGGTCCAGCAGGAAGGCTTAATTTACAACAGGGGTTAACATCAATGAAAGCTAACCTCATGTACGGCCCTGATGGCCAGCAACTTTCCCCTGGTCAAGCATATACTAATTTAATCAATGCTAGACAAGCAACGCTACGGGCAATGTATCCCTCTGCAGTAAGAGCTGCTGATGGTATGATCTATTCCACCATTAATACCCCAATAGCCTCTACCTTGCCAATCACTACTCAGCCTGCCTCTGTCTTGCGACCCATGCTGAGGGGTGTTTATAGACCTTATCTTACAGGTAATATGACTCCGGTACCTTTGGCGAGCCTCACCAGGATGCCTCTTGTCTCTCAAAGGATGCCGCTATCCTCACAGGGGCCTTACCGCTTTCCTCCACCGAACCGCTTTCCAACAGCCTCTGTTCCTGCCTCTAGTGCATCTGCCTCTACCACAACTATAGACACACCTGTTTACCTTGGAAAGCCCTCTGTGACCACTACAATGCCTGTTACTACTGCTTCTCTACCATCAGCTAATACTACAGTGGTGCCTCTTCCATCACCAGTTATTGTGCCTACAAACCAACAACAACCCCAATCTCATTTTCCAATGCAACTAACCCAGCCCCAGCAGCCAAatgcccaggcccaggccccaCTACAGCCTCCCGCTCAATCTCAAGTGCAGCCACAAGTACAGGCTCAGATACCACCACAAACTCAGCCCCAAGCATACACTCAAATTTCACCACAAGCTCAGCCCCAAATTCAACCCCAGGCTCATAACCTTGTTCAACCTCTAGTTCATCCACATATGCAAGTCCAAGCTCAGCTTCAGATGCAGCCTCAAGCCCATTCTCAAATGCAAGTCCAACCTCAGCCCCAAATTCAGTCTCAGATATCCCTGACTCAAGCCCAGCCTCAGGCTGCATTTGCCCCTGCAATCAGCATGGTTGCCAGCAGCAGCGGCCCAGAGAAGGACAGGGAAGAAGAGAGACTGCGCCGACAGCAAGAGCAACAACTGCAGTTGGAACGAGAGTGTGTGGAGCTGGAGAAACTACGACAAATGCGCTTGCAGGAAGAATTGGAGAGAGAGCGTTTTGATCTTCAGAGACACAgggaaaaagaacaaatgttAGTACAGCGTGAAATCCAGGAGCTGCAGTCCATCAAACAGCAAGTCTTGCAGCAGcaacagactgagagagagaatcagcTGGTCATGCAGAGGGAACAATTAGCTCAACAGAAAATGCAGCTAGACCAGATACAgtcactgcagcagcagctccaacAACAGCTTGAAGAACAGAAAAGGCAgaaaactgctgctgctgctgcagctgcagcaacaGCGTCAGCATCTGGCCCTACAGCTACAAATGGTCATGGTGCAACACAGGGTGTAGCTGGGGTGGCAGGGGCAGCCCCTCAGGGATACTCTGTGGTCTGTGACCAAACTGGAAGGGTAATTCAACATGTTCCATCTGAATTTCAGCGGACAGTGGATCAGACTGGTCAGACTTGGCAACCTTACATAGAAGGGCAGACATCAAGGGTTTTGCCCAGCTCTGCCTCAGATATATCACTGAGGAATAAGGAGGAGCATGTAGAGACAAGGTCCATGAAGAAGCGAAGCTCAATGCCTCGTTTGAGGGATGGGGTAGACGGAGAGGAGAACCAGCCCATGGTGAAGAGGATTGTTGACAGCAGTGTTCAGACTGATGACGAAGATGGTGAAGAAAGATTCATGATATCACGGCGAAGGAGAACCAGACGTAGTGTGGACTGCAGTGTTCAGACTGATGATGAAGACAAAGCGGAGTGGGAGCAGCCAGTAAGGCGCAGACGGTCACGTTTTACAAAGCACTCTGATACCAATGTCGAGAGCAAAGTTGACACATCAAAGGTTTCCTCCTCAAGTATTGCAGTCCAGACCATTCGTGATTGTTCAGCACAGACTGAATCTGAGCAGTTAGGGAGGGTCTCTCCTGCTATTCACATCACCACATCTGATCCGAAAGTACAGATTGTGCATTATATTTCAGCCCCTGAGAGGACCCAGAAAGGGGAAAGCCTTGGCTGTCAGACTGAAATAGAGGGTCAGTCCCAAGGAATGGTCATTCCTCAGCTGAATGTGCCCACCACCATAGGTCCTTACTCCACTGGTATACAGCTTGTTACTGATCCTCGACAGCAAGGGATGGCCAAGTTTGAGAGAAGGAAACCTGATCCTCTTGAGATCAGCTACCAGTCTCACCATCTGCACAATGAGTCACTCTCCAGCTTCGTACGCCAAACTCCTAAGTCACCCCAGGTGCTTCACTCTCCTGtctcccctctttcccctcATCGCCTAATGGAGACCTCATTCTCCTCTAGTGAACGCCTCAATAAAGCTCATGTCACACCACAGAAGCACTTCACAGTAGAGTCTTCCCACCGTCAACAGACATTGCCCCGACCTATCAAGAATGTACAACGATCGATGTCTGATCCAAAGCCACTCAGCCCAAGTTCAGAAGATCCAGTTAAGGCTAGGTTTGCCTTGTATCAACAACAAGTTCTTCAAAGCCAGGTGGGTCATGAGCGTATAATGTGCAgtaattaaatgaacatttcctGGATGTTAACTTCACTCATACTCCACGGCTTTTCTGACTCTATGGCAACATCATTTCAGAAGGATAGCCTTAAAACCCCCATATGTGAGCCACTTGAATTAATTACTTTGAATATTTCCTGATATAtctgtaattataattattaattaattgatggCTTGTCAGCATTCTGATGAGAGTTGAGAAATAGCAGATTCCAAAAAGATTTCTGTCAGTAGAAGCCAGAACTGCTAAATTCATAATGCAAATACCCCGTTTAGAGGGAAGTGGTGTCAGCATGAGTCAGAGTGAGTGCTGATCTGTAATTGCCTTTCCCAGAGTAGCAGGATGAGAGGGAGCTAGAAAACACTGTGAAATTGCTTTGCGACAAGATTTATCCAATTATTCATTGGTAAATACAATAAGTGTTTGATGCACAAGGAAATTAGATAAATGCTGTTTCTGGGTATCTCCTTTCATATTGCTTACTGGTATACAGTACCTTTTGGTGGTGTAGTATATTTAGACTGTTTTACAGTGGATTTTTTATACTAAAAATATAGTTGTTGCTCTTGCTGTTGGCACAGTCTCTATTCTTTATATGTCATATTACTTCACAAAAATGTATCCAATTTAATAAGTAATgtataagtattttttttcattcagtcttTTAAAATCTATCCAatcccaaaaaaaatgtttctgttttccattctgagcagtaatatacagtataatgccCCATAACTATTTACTGTCAATGATGTGTGCTACAAGTTACAAAGGGtccaagagtttttttttttaatgaacattaaaaaaCCAAATATACGGGAATTTCTAAGTTGTATCTATGTATAGCACCTTTCTGAAACCAAAGGTCACTTTACAAAGAACACatcatatcatcatcatcatgttgTCATACTGTGTATATAATAATTAGAGAAAAGGTGAAGTAGTGGGAGCACACACTATAGTACAGTGATAGGGCTGAGAGTGAGAGATGTTggttgatatttattttatctcaaGACGCTTTGGAAAGCAGTATACTGATCAGTGGAGCTCAAAGCAATAAAGTTAAGAGGTTGGAGGAGCGCATTGATGGTGGCAAATAGGGTTTAAGTCTTTCCACAACCATCAGAGAGGGTGAAACATGTGGACTGGACAGAGGTAAGGGCTTCCCTGTATTTGGAGAAATTGTCAGTATTTAGCTGGTAAGGGGAGCGTTCTTATTAAACACTTGGAGAGGCAACCAACGGCTTTCATTTTCAAGTCCTGAAGTGTACCAAGGAGAGGGCCTGAGTGGAAGGAATCAATCTGATGTTCAAAGGAGCAAAAGTATTGGTGTTATAGATGACATCATTATACTGGGACCTCATCAGGTGAGGAGAATTAAGTGGCCAGGAGAGAGGAAGCAAGTAAAGCAAGTATAaaataggatttatttatttatttatttatttatttatttattatggggGAGCCGGGGTAATGACTCTACGCAAGTCATCACAAGATGCACTTCTCCCCTTAATGCATACATGTATAAGGCAGAATTGTGCAAATAACAGAAACAGTCAACATAATTAATGGGTcaatttttgtgtgaaatttatATTCTTGTAAAGAGCAGACATAAATCAAGGCACAAGCAAGACTGAGACACAGGTATAGGCCTCACAGATGCATTGAGAGAATCTTTGCAACAAGAATCACACTTTTTGAACTCCCGGAGCAAGAAATCATCAAATGGCACAGATTAAGCAGCCATGCAATAATAAAGGTAGGGTGTTTGGCTTAAGCCATGAAGCAGTCACGGAAAAGAGtaaatgcattgataggctTAATTAGAATACAATGAAATTAGATTTGGTGCAAGGTTAGCCTACATTGCAAGGTTTGAACATTTGATAACAATGCCTAGCTACAGGACAAGGAGCAATCAGCATCAGGACTGTTGACAGGGGTCatcaaacatttgattgcagCAAATGACTGCAGGCTGCATTGTAGTTACCATACAATACTGctgaaaaatcacaaaatggcacaaaatgggGAAAGACAAGGAACTGCCAAACAAAGAGACAAAAATCATGGAATCAATGGCACCTGTGACTCCTGTGAAAACATCCACCCCTATAAATAATTATTCTTCTGGGTGAAATAAAAGACCTGGAAACTCCCACATAACATTCCTATTCCATCCAATAGCCAAGCTCCTTGCAACATACACTATATTGCATCTGGATCATTTCAATCCACAGTTGCCACCACTGCTGGAATATCACAGTCTGAATTTTGtcctgtgctgtctgtagtgtTGGATACACTCTTACATCACACCAGAAGATACATCAATTTCCCCACATCCAATCAAGATATTCAATGCACTGaacagggtttttttaaactgcacctTGCAAAAATGCAATTAGTAGGCAGTCCAATTCACTGATTGTGTAATTAGCTGTAGCCTCAGTAAGTAAGATGTTAATTTCATGCAGACTGTGTGCACACCAATATACCCTCGTCAGGCTGCATTTTGTGCCGTGGGTTTTACGTATGCACATCTGGCCCCTTCTGTCTATGTTCATCAGCTCTATGCCTGCAAATCATTCTCCAATATAAATGGCTTAGAATCTTAGAAGGTTACAAACTGTATCAAGGCAGTGCTTTTATGTTCTGTGTAAAGGGTTTATTAATGGCTCTTG encodes:
- the bsna gene encoding protein bassoon isoform X2, with protein sequence MGNEASLEGGGQPGEPGSAVSTAGASGSISAPSGSGQLIKPSNGAAAGGGAAAGPGAGINRLAGRPHQTDHVPGSRPGTQPGYGDSRAGGGSRTEPYRLATHESPHQSPSPSPSPSPAQGRGQHAARRNLQVDVGGGRTGRSPSASPDRGSAPSSPYSVPQIAPMPSSKLCPVCNTTELTSHDQPNFNTCTQCHATVCNQCGFNPNPHLTEVQEWLCLNCQMQRALGMDMTTPRSKSQQQIHSPSHQAKPEPQLQPKPQVQPQPQPKLQPQSQPQPKPQPQKQPQEQPLAKAQAKTQPHSQAYPQSQPQAYPQSKPQAFPQSQPQAFPQSQPQAYPQSQPQAYPQSQPQAYPQSQPQAYPQSQPSPVLHRHTGPAPASQPGPHGGPASQHTRPDPQAYRGPASQSQAPGRQDPMARGPIQGMAKAPSQPDLSRSSPLHQPSRQDQIRSAGSSPARQPAPPQEQPQDGLTKLFGFGASLLNQASTLISADPAQGTQPQQPPARGAPKVVFSDATSSGKPQGPAAAPGVVPGKPGGAPFHAGPHAPPQQQPAAHQQPPHKQQPPQQQPQARREPAHKPPEPEKPKVNCPLCKTELNIGSTQPPNYNSCTQCHTQVCNLCGFNPTPHLVEKKEWLCLNCQTQRLMSGGLGDAPLPMPQSSPKHQPMGSPRHQPPAQSQQPAIQKATSQQQTGPKQQQQKPVTQGSGPSAPVKQPAETQQDKGPIHPVPASISEAQRHQRTTEKDKMASKMEKDAETKSAPKKGAPEQITVTTSVKDIKRVGESQKSRHQDETNKSSTQDISRSPQSLSDTGYSSDGISSSHSEITGLIQEEEMKLSERGLSEHSPPSPSEIIKLESSMRPLLESKSIPDQEQERGRGRHSRDSRDIDDKKQRPRSLSITPEAFDSDEELEDILEEDEDPDWENQRNLRNSVAESSDEFSSKLRHDYVEDSSENGHSLLPGRQRKQETEMTDEEFMRRQILEMSADEDNEEDDEDYSYQKPKKSHKHSADSGKEKQRRLTHHSSSFEEESKGADDAYQGPSEDGDEDLMASQGGLRRFKTIELNNTSSYNRDMELSNENDLSLDREPELEMESLTGSPDERSRGEYSSTLPATTPSYTSGTSPTSVSSMEDDSDSSPSRRQRLEEAKQQRKARHRSHGPLLPTIEDSSEEDELREEEELLREQEKMREVEQQRIRSTARKTKRDKEELRAQRRRERSKTPPSNLSPIEDASPTEELRQAAEMEELHRSSCSEYSPSIDSEAEGFEISSKLYKSGSEYNLPTFMSLYSPTEKPSTTSSSSSSKPLKSAEEVYEEMMRKAEMLQKQQAQHVRHGQQYDDSYQQEELRNGQQQQYEEDYDYNNQEETGYENNSAETDNIYEEIRQTSQSITKMHQSSTHDLEEQPDDQIEIDESYTDKQLLDTGSAFAKLLEQNNALLTPGTSPTQLSAPVSFASTSNEPSITGGRGIPDVRVTQHFSKEGQKDRIKSQTTKNGVAPVIATTIAAYGVYSRDAVTVTQSIVTQTITTTQSPMYTRQAGAGSNVSSRIAEITQTYSQRDVTGRRATESRSIQVRENVQVAASEPESESLTSKVFTYFKGTSPPLSPTTSPIQSPKRSPARKTTIEFATQTLNTAMSVSPSGSGTTSPVMAQGTQTPHRIVSPRLSRQQSSQDSPFMVITLGSEPTSPAKPITVNSSTSPLSSPTRLSRQPTFDTYSPTSSSPPSPTQDSSPHVLYKTKIVERVSVGTSMVTTASTCSHGSLSMENISLCRISTVPGTSRVEQGQMMSSSSLVDLRTTTKPAPIIMTDHGMDLTSLATEARKYSGDAEGSPSRHSTAVQPLVMNLNSQEHPHVAVTTVSITVAASMFISQPKQPVVYGDPMQNRVDLGQGVGSAVCLTQNKPAPIDPSIPKIDAKLEDLSIQQQQLQKQQQKLQEQQQLLEQQLQQHHQQQQQLQQQQAASFARYNLVNQVQPLLKKDLLVSQTSNAQAVVSAIPRVSPLPDPAAQSALSPALSHEMYGASGLPLELKSKPPITNLSAVKPQVMLVQMDTVTHGAPVSQLVKPEEPQDAMDLTGQIKTDKQVACCDVVYRLPFGGSCAGRPFTQKPKVEEKIHAAEPLQSNRPPSAPPQFYGNQPQEPGQESYPYQEPGVVSHNIIEERKPYQTPLSGRLQPSMSDSNLADAGLHFYQTKNDPSLYGSGDLAMDLSTMKQAYDGSYLSMGMQYGSYTDLRFQGDVMSQPLPMRRYSSMSNISTDYGYSSRDLSTFQESNLAHYSATTAREISRMCAALNSMEQFGGRYSNTPDIQYGSARGAGPAGRLNLQQGLTSMKANLMYGPDGQQLSPGQAYTNLINARQATLRAMYPSAVRAADGMIYSTINTPIASTLPITTQPASVLRPMLRGVYRPYLTGNMTPVPLASLTRMPLVSQRMPLSSQGPYRFPPPNRFPTASVPASSASASTTTIDTPVYLGKPSVTTTMPVTTASLPSANTTVVPLPSPVIVPTNQQQPQSHFPMQLTQPQQPNAQAQAPLQPPAQSQVQPQVQAQIPPQTQPQAYTQISPQAQPQIQPQAHNLVQPLVHPHMQVQAQLQMQPQAHSQMQVQPQPQIQSQISLTQAQPQAAFAPAISMVASSSGPEKDREEERLRRQQEQQLQLERECVELEKLRQMRLQEELERERFDLQRHREKEQMLVQREIQELQSIKQQVLQQQQTERENQLVMQREQLAQQKMQLDQIQSLQQQLQQQLEEQKRQKTAAAAAAAATASASGPTATNGHGATQGVAGVAGAAPQGYSVVCDQTGRVIQHVPSEFQRTVDQTGQTWQPYIEGQTSRVLPSSASDISLRNKEEHVETRSMKKRSSMPRLRDGVDGEENQPMVKRIVDSSVQTDDEDGEERFMISRRRRTRRSVDCSVQTDDEDKAEWEQPVRRRRSRFTKHSDTNVESKVDTSKVSSSSIAVQTIRDCSAQTESEQLGRVSPAIHITTSDPKVQIVHYISAPERTQKGESLGCQTEIEGQSQGMVIPQLNVPTTIGPYSTGIQLVTDPRQQGMAKFERRKPDPLEISYQSHHLHNESLSSFVRQTPKSPQVLHSPVSPLSPHRLMETSFSSSERLNKAHVTPQKHFTVESSHRQQTLPRPIKNVQRSMSDPKPLSPSSEDPVKARFALYQQQVLQSQLAALQHSSLMRKVKRTLPSPPPEETNLPMISPAFPQMYGCPTMPHKMVSRPMLATKASLLKDITHELKVVEQESTKLRKQQAELEEEEKEIDAKLRYLELGINQRKETLLKERERRELAYIRCMGDSRDYMSDSELNNLRLAAAFESNGLLTRPSTAPLSQYSTDQLSTAQYPPTSSFVAYQYPQSQPTPQVPAPSPYQQTGFQPPPYPTIAQTHLQPSALQPQPPPPTYQAQTTYPPHSFPQSQPPYPVDLGVQPSLPGFQPPPGPTPYPTHSLPYPTQPSFPTGPSMPFQPMAEILTVHQRPRQTSLADLEQKMPTNYEVISTPTVVVTTTAQDNTYTSTAVANPYGQYTTTVANTYGQYNTTVASTYGQYTTSVASTYGQYKPPETTLSDRIHSADSPSSAYTSDGLYSNLEQNIPRNYVMIDDISELTKDNMGTSSDMHKTDTHGHPASGRYGSETGPARVSSYGRTEEESEEDLYDHHGRAYHLGQEETDWFEKPREARSDRSRHYGSSGHSSSQRRSHVKHTYHDYDEPPEEDLWPQDDYSHSRHSSSRDHRHHGSSGRHSSSSRHSSEDPRSSRSSRGHPKDPSMRHDTRGMSSSGKRGTSDSRSSQGYHGSDYSRDPSSHHHSSSSQRGQKQQSSSSHHQQTSSRKQQDLQSHPPSSRQQGSSQQQQRSSGGPPSGRQSASQLQEGMQQQGQQGQQPRTQQQQQAQASAARQSQPQPAGTAQPQPVQAQQLQAKPGQTQVRQPQATTQPATAVKTDTTLAPGMAAKPAAAQPAKTPQPPLTGIGSKAAPRPGGIGSAAAGQPAAEGESVLSKILPGGAAEQAGKLGEAVSAFGKKFTSFW